The DNA region GGCGGAGGAAACCCGCGCTTTGAAATCCGTGATGGGCGCTGGCGCTCCGGGCGAAAGCTCGTTCTCGGAAGTCGAAGGCGTGGAAATGGAAGCCGGAGCGGGGAATCCCGAACCCGGAAAAAAAGGAACCAAGCGCAAAGGCGACGACACTTTCGGGGACGAGATCGGCATGCGTCCCACCCGGTATCCGGGGCTTGGCCGCGACATGATGGGCGAAGAAGAGGAAGACGGCTCCGAAGCCCGAGACGACGAAGGTCCCCGCTAGATTCTTTCGCTTTTTTATCCGCACGTTCATCTCTCCCGTAATCCTCTGGAAGTGCCATTTATAGGGAATTCCCTGAAACGCCGCTTCCATTTCCCCTGAAAGTGATTCTTTCCTCGCCCCGATGGCAGGTTTTGGCGGATTGCCTAAGATGGGGCCAGTTTTCACCAAGACTTTCCAACTCGCGTAACAGAGCGGCAAAGGAGCGGAACATGATTCGTGACTTGAAAGGGTTACTGGGTTCACGCGTTTTCGCGGTGGATGGGGAAGTGGGCAAGGTGGAAGATTTTTATTTCGACGCGGAGAAATGGACGCTCCGCTATTTCGTGGTGCAGACCGGAGACTGGCTGCTGGGCCGGCGCGTGCTGGTATCGGCGGCGGCGTTTTCCAAGCCGCGTCCGCGCACCGGGATTGTTTCCGTCAATTTCACGAAAGAGACGATTGCCAACAGTCCCGAAGTGGGCTGTGCGCCGCTTGCGCGCTGGCAGGAAAAAGAACTGCACGACTATTACGGGTGGGACCCTTATTGGGAAGAAGCGGAAATGGACATCATCCCGCCCCTCGGAAATGAATTCAACGCGGCTTTGGGCGCGATCTCGCCGTTCCTGCACGAAGACGGCCGCGATGAGATCGCCGCGCTTCACAGCATCCGGAACCTGCGGGGCGCCCGCATCGAAGCGCTGGACGGGCCGATCGGCCACCTCGACACCTTCATGGTGGACGATCACGGCTGGGTGATCCGTTACGCGGCCATCGACACGCATGCCTGGCTGCAGGGCAAGAAAGTAGTCCTTGCCTGCCAGTGGATCACGGATGTGCAAAGCGGCGGAGGCACGGGCAAGGTCCTCGTCCATCTTACGAGAGAGAAAATCGAGCAGGGCCCCGAATACCGCGTGGACATCGACCTCGACCGCGCTTACGAAGAACAGCTCTGCGCCCATTATGACCAGGAACGCTACTGGGTTCCGGAATGGGACGAACAGCGCGTCGCTTAAAACCTTTTTGATTCCCACCAAACCGGGCCGGTTCGCCGGCCCGGCCCACCCTTTCCTTTTGATGCGGAAATCCTCGCGGGATCTGGATTTCCGGCTTTCTTCCGCGGCCTTTTTCCGCCGTTTCCACTCTGTTTCCTTTTCCCCGGCAAGTTGGTGTAGAATTCCTTTTTTTAAAGGGAGATCATGCGCATTCTGCTTGTGGAAGACGAAAAGAAACTGGCGAGCTTTATCCAGCGGGGGCTGGAAGAAGAGCATTATGCCGTGGACCTGGCCGAAGACGGGGAAAAGGCGCTGGCCATGGCGCAAATCAATCCCTACGACCTCATCATCCTGGACCTCATGCTGCCGGGCGTGGACGGGCTCAGCATTTGCCGGGAACTGCGCACGAGAAAGATCGAGCTTCCGGTCCTGATGCTGACCTCGCGTTCGGCGGTCAAAGACCGCGTGCTGGGCCTGAATTCCGGGGCCGACGATTATCTGGCCAAGCCTTTTGCTTTCGAAGAGCTGCTGGCGCGCATCGGCGCTCTTCTCCGGCGTCCCCGGCTTGACAAGTCGGCTAAACTGAAAATCGCGGACCTCGAACTGGACCAGGTGACGCATGAGGTCCTGCGCGGCGGCAGGAAGATCGAGCTGACGAGCAAGGAATACAGCCTGCTCGAGTACCTGATGCTCCATCCGAATGCCGTGGTGACGCGGACCATGATTTCCGAGCACGTGTGGAACGAGAGTTTCGACACGTTCACGAACGTGATCGACGTTTACATCAATTACCTGCGCGCGAAGATCGACAAGGATTCCAAAAAACCCCTCATCCATACGATCCGCGGGTCCGGCTACGTCCTGAAAGGGTGAGCCTTTGGTCAAATTCAATTCGATCCGGTTCAAGATCGGCGCCTTGTACGTCATCATCCTCGGGCTCATCCTCACGCTCTTCAGCATCACGCTTTATTCTTCCGCCCGTTACCTTCTCTACCGCAACCTGGACGGCGAGCTCCGCGAAAAAGCCCAGGAGCTGATCACGGTCATCAACATTTACGCGGAAAGCGCCCTCGACCATGACGCTTTCGTGCAGGCGTCGCGGAAAGTCATCCATTTCAGGACCGGTGTTTCGGCGCCGCAGTCCACGGTCACGCTGGAAAAGCGCCTGTTCGAAGTCGTGGACCGGTACAACCTCGGCGACGATTTCATCTGCCTCATCGACCAGTACGGCAGCGTCATTGCCGCGTCCCGCCCCAAGCAGCGTCCGGTCGAGAACCTGGAGCCCCTTCTCAAAAGCTGGAACGAGAGATTCATGCAGGCAAGGCGGGAAGTCATCCAGTATCAGACGATCGCCGGCTTCCGGTCCATCCTCGTCCCGGTGCGGACGCGCTTCGGCACGAATTTCAGCCTGCTCATCAGCACACCCATGGTTTCGATCGACCGCCTGCTGGACGAGTGGTCGCTTTTCGTGGGGCTGGCCACTCTGATTTTCACGGTCGTCTCGATTTTTCTCGGAAACATCTTTGCCTCCCAGATCCTGAATCCCGTCAAAAGCGTGACCGACATCGCGAACAAAATCACGCACGAGGACCTGGAGGCGCGCGTCGAGCAAAGCGTCGCCGACGACGAGATGGTCGCGCTTGTCGGCGCCTTCAACCAAATGATCACGCGGCTCGAAAAATCGTTCAAGGCGATTTCCGAATTCAGCTCGCACGTGGCGCATGAGCTGAAGACGCCGCTCGCGGTGATGCGCGGGGAGGCGGAGGTCGCGCTGCGCAAAGAGCGGGGCGCGGAAGATTACAAAAAAGTGCTCATGAACAATCTCAGAGAGATGCTGCGCATGATCCGCGTGATCGACGACATGCTGCTCCTGACGACGCTTGATTACGATCCGCAGTCGCTGCGGTTCCAGCGGATGGAGCTGGGGGAATTCATGAGGGAGCTGGCCGACAGCGCCCGCATCCTGGCCGAGCCGAAGGCCATCCGCGTCAGCCTGGCGGCGCCGGAAATTCCGCTGTGGGTTTCCGCGGACGCGACGCATCTCCGCAGGCTTTTCCTGAACCTGATTGAAAATGCCGTGAAATTCAGCCGCAGCAACGAAAAGGTCGAGCTGCGCGTGCGTGTCCGCGAACCGTTTGTCGAGATCGACGTCACCGATTCCGGCCCGGGCATTCCCGAAGGCGACGTGCCCCGCATTTTCGACAAGTTTTTCCACCGGGAAAGGACCGTGAATCCCGAAGCGCCCGGCCACGGGCTGGGCCTCAGCATCGCCCTTTCCATCGCCCGGGCGCATCAGGGGGACATCCGCGTCCAGAGCCGGGTGCATCAGGGCAGCACGTTCACCGTCGTCCTTCCTCTCCTGCGCCCGTAACCCTTCTCCGCCTTCCGGAACATTAGAAACTTCTAATCTTCAACTAATCTTCCTCTCATCCGCGTTTTCGTATCCTTTCATCAGAAGACGGAACGGAA from Verrucomicrobiia bacterium includes:
- a CDS encoding ATP-binding protein; translation: MVKFNSIRFKIGALYVIILGLILTLFSITLYSSARYLLYRNLDGELREKAQELITVINIYAESALDHDAFVQASRKVIHFRTGVSAPQSTVTLEKRLFEVVDRYNLGDDFICLIDQYGSVIAASRPKQRPVENLEPLLKSWNERFMQARREVIQYQTIAGFRSILVPVRTRFGTNFSLLISTPMVSIDRLLDEWSLFVGLATLIFTVVSIFLGNIFASQILNPVKSVTDIANKITHEDLEARVEQSVADDEMVALVGAFNQMITRLEKSFKAISEFSSHVAHELKTPLAVMRGEAEVALRKERGAEDYKKVLMNNLREMLRMIRVIDDMLLLTTLDYDPQSLRFQRMELGEFMRELADSARILAEPKAIRVSLAAPEIPLWVSADATHLRRLFLNLIENAVKFSRSNEKVELRVRVREPFVEIDVTDSGPGIPEGDVPRIFDKFFHRERTVNPEAPGHGLGLSIALSIARAHQGDIRVQSRVHQGSTFTVVLPLLRP
- a CDS encoding PRC-barrel domain-containing protein, with the translated sequence MIRDLKGLLGSRVFAVDGEVGKVEDFYFDAEKWTLRYFVVQTGDWLLGRRVLVSAAAFSKPRPRTGIVSVNFTKETIANSPEVGCAPLARWQEKELHDYYGWDPYWEEAEMDIIPPLGNEFNAALGAISPFLHEDGRDEIAALHSIRNLRGARIEALDGPIGHLDTFMVDDHGWVIRYAAIDTHAWLQGKKVVLACQWITDVQSGGGTGKVLVHLTREKIEQGPEYRVDIDLDRAYEEQLCAHYDQERYWVPEWDEQRVA
- a CDS encoding response regulator transcription factor produces the protein MRILLVEDEKKLASFIQRGLEEEHYAVDLAEDGEKALAMAQINPYDLIILDLMLPGVDGLSICRELRTRKIELPVLMLTSRSAVKDRVLGLNSGADDYLAKPFAFEELLARIGALLRRPRLDKSAKLKIADLELDQVTHEVLRGGRKIELTSKEYSLLEYLMLHPNAVVTRTMISEHVWNESFDTFTNVIDVYINYLRAKIDKDSKKPLIHTIRGSGYVLKG